A segment of the Sphingopyxis sp. OAS728 genome:
TGCGGGTGCCTCGGCCTTCGGTGCCGCCGCGGCGGGAGCCGGCGCCGGAGCAGCCTTGGCGCTCGACGCGTCTTCATCCTCGCCCGCGATCACCGCGATCACGGTGCCGACCTTCACATTGTCGGTGCCTTCGGCGACGAGGATCTGGGCAACCGTGCCTTCGTCGACCGCTTCGAACTCCATCGTCGCCTTGTCGGTTTCGATCTCGGCGAGCAGGTCGCCCGATTTGACCGTGTCGCCTTCCTTGACCAGCCATTTGGCAAGGGTGCCCTCCTCCATCGTCGGCGAGAGAGCGGGCATTTTGAGTTCGATTGGCATATTCGGGCTTGTCCCTGTCAGTCTTGCAGGCGGGGGCCTGCCGCTACGGATTCTTCTTTCGCCATAAGCCTTGCATCGAGCAAGGTCCAGCGGCCCAGCTTGCGTTTCATACGAATGTGACGCACTCTTTGCGCCAAGCAAAAACACGAGGGGTCGGGGTGATGCGTACATATCTGGTGGTGATCGACGACAGTCCGGAGTCGGCGCTGGGGCTGCGCTTTGCGGCGCGGCGCGCGGCGCGGACGGGCGGCGGCGTCATCATACTTGCGATCATCCCGCCGCAGGATTTCGTCGCGTTCGGTGGCGTTCAGGCGACGATCGAGGCCGAATGCCGCGAACATGCGGAGGAACTCGTCGCGGCCGCCTCCGATGCCGTGGTGCAGGAAGGTGTCACGCCACAGACCCTGATCAAGTCGGGCAAACCCGCAGAGGTCGTGCGCGAAGTGATCGGTGCGAGCGACGAGATTGCGGCGCTGGTGCTGGCGACCGCCGCGACCGGGGCACCGGGGCCGCTGGTCGCGCATTTCACCGGACAGGATGCGGGGACGCTTCCCTGTCCGGTGATGCTGGTGCCGGGTGGGATCGATATCGCCCGGCTCGATGCACTGAGTTAGTCAGACCACGAGCGAGCGCGGCACGGCCGCATCTTTCCATTCGAGGATGGCGAAGCCGAGAACGCCTAGGGCCTGCGCGATGACGACCGCGATGCCGAGGCCCGTCATCCCTGCGGCAAAGGTCGCGACCACGGCGAAGCTCGCCGCGACCCAGCCGAGGTTGCCGAATGCGATAAGCTTGACCAGCGCGGGGCTCGGTACCTTCTGAAGTGCGGCGACGACCATCAGGAGCGCCGCCGCGAGGCAAATCCAGCCCCCGATCGACACGATATTCGCAGGTAGCCCGAGCAGCGCGCCCAACGGCTCAGCGGCTAAGAGGCCGGCGGCAAAGACGGCCGAGCAGGTGAGCGCATCGGCAACGAGGATATTCTTGAGATTGAGGATCGACATAGTGGTTCTCCTTTCGACCCCCTCAAACTGGACTCGAAAGTGAATGACGTCGATTACGCCGGAGGTAATGGAAACGCGGAAGGCGGAGGTATAGCTCTCCGGACGAAGGAGACGATCATGCAAGTCGCGACGCTGGGCGAACAATTGCGCGAATGGCGCACCCGCCGCCGGATGAGCCAGATGGACCTGGCGCTCGATACCGAAATCTCGACGCGGCACCTGAGCTTCATCGAAACGGGGCGGTCGAAGCCGAGCGCGCAAATGTTGCAGCGGATCGCCGATTGCCTCGAGGTGCCGCACCGCGCGCGCAACGCGCTGTTGCTCGCGGCGGGCTACGCCCCCGACTATCAGGAGCGGCCGCTCGACAGCGATGAGATGGCGGGTATGCGCGCGATCGTCGAGCATGTGCTGAAGGGGCACGAGCCCTACCCCGCCCTCGCGGTAGACCGCCACTGGAACATGATCGCCGCGAACGGCGCGGTCGAAATTCTCGCGCAGCTTGCCGCCCCGCACCTTTTCGAACCGCCCGTCAACGTGTTGCGGATTGCGCTCCATCCCGAGGGGCTTGCGCCGCATATCGCCAACCGCGGCGAGTGGCGCGCGCATTTGCTCGAGCGGCTCGACCACCAGATCGATGCGAGCGGCGATGCCGGACTGATTGAATTGCGTGCCGAATTGGCCGGCTATCCGGCCGAGTCCGAAGAGCATCATCGCGGCGCGGCGAACGGCATTGCAGTGCCGCTGATCCTCGACACGCCGATGGGACAGATTCGCTTTGTCTCGACCGTGACCATTTTCGGGACGCCGGTCGATATCACGCTGTCGGAACTGGCGATCGAAGCCTTCTTCCCTGCCGACGCCGAGAGTGCGGCCCTATTGCAGAAGCTGGCTGACCGATAACGCCGATGGATTAGCGGCGCTTGCCCTTGTGCTTGATGTTCGCAGGGCGACCGCGCTTGCCGACCATATGCTTGCCGGCCTTGTCCTTTCGCGGTCCCTTCCCCGTTATGCCGTCGCGTCGCGGCGGGCGATTTCGGAACCCGCCTTCGGGCGCATCGGGCAATTCGAAGCGCAGCGCGCCGCTGACTGGATTGGCGTCCATCAGTCGCAACTCGATTCGTTGGCCGGTCGTGTAACTGACGCGACCATGCTCGCTGTCGAGGCTGCGTGCCGCCTCGTCGTAGAAAAAGCGTTCGCTGCCGAGTGTCGAGACCGGTACCAGCCCGTCACCACCAAGCCCGTCGACGGTGGCAAAGAATCCGAAGGGCTGCACGCCCGTGATCCGCGCGACGACGATCTCGCCGGTCTTGGTCGCGAGATAAGCCGCGACATAACGGTCAACGGTCTCGCGCTCGGCCTCCATCGCGCGGCGTTCGAGCGCGCTGATCGCCTCGCCGATGCGTGACAGGCCTTTCGCGTCGGCTTCCCCCAGCCCCGTGCGAGCTGGCAAATCTTTGGGTTTGCCCGGCACTTCGAGCTTGTAGGAATCGACTAGCGCGCGATGGACGATGAGATCGGCGTAGCGGCGGATCGGCGACGTGAAATGCGCGTAGGAGCCGAGCGCCAGCCCGAAATGACCCGCATTGGCTGGGCCGTAATAGGCCTGCGTCTGGCTGCGCAAAATCGCCTGCATGATCTCCGGCAAGCGGTCGTCTTCGGAAAAGCCGTCGATCAGGCGATTGAACACCGCGGGCGTGATGACCTGCCCGAGCGCGAAGCTTCGTTCGAAGGTTTCGAGATAATCCTTGAGCCCGACAAGCTTTTCGCGGCTTGGTGGCTCGTGGATCCGATACATGACGGGCGACTTCTTCGCCTCGAGCGCCTTCGCTGCCGCGACGTTCGCCGCGATCATATAATCCTCGATCAGCCGCATCGAATCGAGCCGGTCGCGGACGCGGATCTCGGCGATGCTGCCCTGTTCGTCGAGAATGACCTGGCGTTCGGGCAGGTCGAGGTCGAGCGGGTCGCGCGCAGCGCGCGCCTTCGCGAGCAGCGCCCAGCAAGCCCACAGGTTCTTGAGCGTCGGGAGCACATCGGCGTCCCATTCGTCGCGCGGCGCATCGGCGTCATAGGCCGCCTGCGCATGCTCGTAAGCGATGTTCGCGCGCAGCCGGACGAGCGCGCGATTGAAACGCCATGACGTCACCTTGCCATGCTTGTCGATGACGAGATGGCACGCCATCGCGGCGCGATCCTCGCCGGCCTTGAGCGAGCACACTCCCGCCGACAATGTCTCCGGAAGCATCGGCACGACCCGGTCGGGGAAATAGACGCTGTTACCGCGCCGCCGCGCCTCACGGTCGAGATCGCCGTCGGGGCGGAAATAATAGCTGACGTCGGCGATCGCGACGATCGCGCGGAAGCCGTCCTTATTGCCCGGCTGGTCATCGGGGACTGCCCAGACGGCATCGTCATGGTCGCGCGCGTCGATCGGGTCGATCGCGACGATCGGCAGGCCGCGCAGATCCTCGCGCCCGTCAGGGTTGAGCGGCAGTTTTGCCGCTTTCTCGGCCTCGGCGAGCGTTTCGGCGCCGAAGACATGCGGAATTTCGTGCCGCGCGATCGCGATCATGCTCAGCGAGCGGGGCGCGAAGGGATCACCGATGCGGTCGATGACCTTTGCCTTGATCGCTGCGCCGCGCCCGGTGATTTCGGCGCGGACGAGGTCGCCAATATTGGCATCGCCCTTGTCGGCGACGGCAAAGTCGTAGCGCGCGCGCTTATCGGCGGGGCGCAGCCAGATCATCGGCTTGCCGCCGGGACCGACGTCCTCGACGAGCACGCCGATCACCATCTCGGCGCTCGCGGCCAAGCGCTTCATCGGATGCGCGACATGGCCACTGCCGCGTTCCTCGGTGCGCGCGAGGATACGGTCTCCGATGCCCAAGGCCCCTTTTCGCCCCTGTTCCATCACGCGCAGGCGCGGAGCAGGCCCAGCACCTTCCCAACGGTCGGGCACCGCCCAGAGGTTGCTGCCCTCGATTGCGACGACGCGGAGTACGGTCACGCGCGGCAGACCGCCATGCTTGTGAAAGGCGCGTCCGGGGGCCAGATCGACGAGCCCCTCGTCGGTCATGTCCTTGAGCAGCGCCTTCAGCGCAATCTTGTCGTTGCCGTGGAGCGCGAAATGCTTCGCGATCTCGCGCTTGCCGACCGCCTCCTTGCTCTCTTCGATGAAGCGAAGGATCTGCTCGGGCGTCGGCAGTCCGTGATATTGTTTGCGGGCCATACTGCCGCGGATAAGGGGTAACGGGCGGCCCGTCACCCCCATGCCCGATTAATAGGGCGAAATGTCGATGACCTGCCCCGAAGGGCTTGCCTTGCAGGTCGAGCGATAATGGCCGGTCGCCATCGTGAACTCATAATTGCCGCCGCCCGTCGTACGCTGGCTGACCGCGACGCTGCTGCCCCAGGGTGCGTTTTGATATTGATCGGCCCGACGCTCGCATGCGGCGCGTGCCGCATCGGGGCCGCCGCGCGCATAATTGCGGTTCGCCATGCGGCGGTTCGACGCCTCCTGCTCGCCCGCCATGAAGCCGTCGTGATAGGCCTCGCTGTCGTTGCGGTCGTACTGGCCGCCATAGAGGCCATCATTATAACCGCGCGAATAGTCGCCATCATGGTTGGCGTCGCCATGATCGCCATGCTTCTTCTTGTGGCTCGCGAGCGCCGCGATCAGGCCGACGGCCGCGATCGCACCGACCGCTGCGGCAGCGTCGCCGCCTCCGCCGTGGCCGCAATTGCCGCTGTCGGTCTTGTCGACCTTCGAATAGCGTCCGTTCGATACGACGACCGCGACGCAGGTTTTCGTGCCGCTGTTCCACCAATATTGCGCACCGCCGCTCGTCTTCGTCATTTCATAGCCGCGCGATTCCATTGCCGTTTCCGCGCCCGCGGCGCGCGAGCCCGGAAGATCGGCGATGTCCGATGGCGGTTTGGCCGCGGCGGGAGCAATGCTGCCAAGCAGCATCGCCGTGATGATCGTCGAGCCGGCAAATTGTTTCTTCATGACCATTTCCCCTGTCAAAACGTCCGAAACAGAATGCGCCCCGCCGCAGGCCGGATGCATCGCCCGACCTTGCGGTGGCATTCTACCAGAATTGTGACGGGCGCCGAACCGGTTTCATCGCCGGTTTGGCATGCGGTTTTATATCTGTGGCGGCCGAACATGCCGGCCGCAGCGCGACCCCCGGCACCGTCAGCTATAGGCGATCCAGCGCCCCGACGCACCCGCCGCAAGCCAGAGAAGCAGCGAAGCCGTAGCCATCGCCCGCGCGACACCGGGCGCGGTACCCGCCCAGCCCGCGATATGCGCCCCCCATATCAGCCGAAAGGCGGCAGCGTTCGCTAGAGCTGCGGCAACGATGATTAGTTTTCGTTCGAAAATAGCGGATCGTGCCAGCGCGGTGCCGTCGGCGGCGAACAGGATCGCTCCGCTGACCACCATCAGGACCAGCCCGGCGATGGCGACGGGCGTGAGTGCGCGCGACAGGCCGGCCAGCGGCAAGGACCGCCACAGGCCGATGATGCGCAGATCGACGACGCCGATCCCGCCCATCAGCATGACGAGACCGAGCAAATGCAGGCTGTTTGCAATCGGATATACGAGCGCCGAACCGCGCGACCAGGG
Coding sequences within it:
- a CDS encoding ribonuclease R family protein; this translates as MARKQYHGLPTPEQILRFIEESKEAVGKREIAKHFALHGNDKIALKALLKDMTDEGLVDLAPGRAFHKHGGLPRVTVLRVVAIEGSNLWAVPDRWEGAGPAPRLRVMEQGRKGALGIGDRILARTEERGSGHVAHPMKRLAASAEMVIGVLVEDVGPGGKPMIWLRPADKRARYDFAVADKGDANIGDLVRAEITGRGAAIKAKVIDRIGDPFAPRSLSMIAIARHEIPHVFGAETLAEAEKAAKLPLNPDGREDLRGLPIVAIDPIDARDHDDAVWAVPDDQPGNKDGFRAIVAIADVSYYFRPDGDLDREARRRGNSVYFPDRVVPMLPETLSAGVCSLKAGEDRAAMACHLVIDKHGKVTSWRFNRALVRLRANIAYEHAQAAYDADAPRDEWDADVLPTLKNLWACWALLAKARAARDPLDLDLPERQVILDEQGSIAEIRVRDRLDSMRLIEDYMIAANVAAAKALEAKKSPVMYRIHEPPSREKLVGLKDYLETFERSFALGQVITPAVFNRLIDGFSEDDRLPEIMQAILRSQTQAYYGPANAGHFGLALGSYAHFTSPIRRYADLIVHRALVDSYKLEVPGKPKDLPARTGLGEADAKGLSRIGEAISALERRAMEAERETVDRYVAAYLATKTGEIVVARITGVQPFGFFATVDGLGGDGLVPVSTLGSERFFYDEAARSLDSEHGRVSYTTGQRIELRLMDANPVSGALRFELPDAPEGGFRNRPPRRDGITGKGPRKDKAGKHMVGKRGRPANIKHKGKRR
- a CDS encoding helix-turn-helix domain-containing protein; translation: MQVATLGEQLREWRTRRRMSQMDLALDTEISTRHLSFIETGRSKPSAQMLQRIADCLEVPHRARNALLLAAGYAPDYQERPLDSDEMAGMRAIVEHVLKGHEPYPALAVDRHWNMIAANGAVEILAQLAAPHLFEPPVNVLRIALHPEGLAPHIANRGEWRAHLLERLDHQIDASGDAGLIELRAELAGYPAESEEHHRGAANGIAVPLILDTPMGQIRFVSTVTIFGTPVDITLSELAIEAFFPADAESAALLQKLADR
- a CDS encoding universal stress protein, with the translated sequence MRTYLVVIDDSPESALGLRFAARRAARTGGGVIILAIIPPQDFVAFGGVQATIEAECREHAEELVAAASDAVVQEGVTPQTLIKSGKPAEVVREVIGASDEIAALVLATAATGAPGPLVAHFTGQDAGTLPCPVMLVPGGIDIARLDALS
- a CDS encoding DUF6644 family protein codes for the protein MEPALTAAAAWLDAVGIGPWSRGSALVYPIANSLHLLGLVMLMGGIGVVDLRIIGLWRSLPLAGLSRALTPVAIAGLVLMVVSGAILFAADGTALARSAIFERKLIIVAAALANAAAFRLIWGAHIAGWAGTAPGVARAMATASLLLWLAAGASGRWIAYS